In Salarias fasciatus chromosome 2, fSalaFa1.1, whole genome shotgun sequence, one genomic interval encodes:
- the gabra6a gene encoding gamma-aminobutyric acid receptor subunit alpha-6a, translating to MQISLANVWGNEKIFSDNITRILDRLLDGYDNRLRPGSGGGVTEVKTDIFVTSFGPVSDVEMEYTMDMFFRQMWVDERLQFEGPTEILRLNNRMVDKIWTPDTFFRNSKKSISHNMTTPNKLFRIMQNGTVLYTMRLTISAECPMRLMDFPMDGHACPLRFGSYAYTSSEIMFTWRKGPIDSVDCPKESMSLLQYDLVGQTLSSEIFKANTGHYSVQVVHFHLQRKLGYYLIQTYIPLIMVVVLSQVSFWINKESVPARTVAGITTVLTMTTLSISARQSLPKVAYATAMDWFIAVCFAFVASALIEFAAVNYFATLQAHRLKKLKARQDKLEVLATGSDDEDTVSQSDNNPREGLKKRNHSVCRSEPDDTPPLPIFLQQGSAFPQIPQLAGTSPIDKYARILFPLSFGLFNFIYWYIYLAKDTMEKPRDMEIQN from the exons atgcaaatcAG cctaGCTAACGTTTggggaaatgaaaaaatattctCGGACAACATTACTCGTATTTTAGATAGACTCCTTGATGGTTATGACAACAGACTGCGGCCTGGTTCTGGAG GTGGTGTCACGGAGGTGAAAACAGACATCTTCGTCACCAGCTTTGGACCTGTTTCAGATGTGGAGATG GAGTACACCATGGACATGTTCTTCCGTCAGATGTGGGTTGATGAGCGGCTGCAATTCGAGGGACCCACAGAAATCCTGCGGCTGAATAATCGCATGGTGGACAAGATCTGGACGCCGGACACTTTCTTCAGGAACTCCAAGAAGTCAATTTCCCATAACATGACCACACCCAACAAGCTCTTCAGAATTATGCAGAATGGGACCGTTCTCTACACCATGAG ACTGACGATCAGCGCAGAGTGTCCAATGAGGCTGATGGATTTCCCCATGGACGGCCACGCTTGTCCTCTCCGGTTTGGAAGCT ATGCGTACACCAGCAGCGAAATTATGTTCACCTGGAGGAAGGGGCCAATAGACTCTGTCGATTGTCCCAAAGAGTCAATGAGTCTGCTGCAGTATGATCTTGTGGGGCAGACTTTGTCCAGTGAGATTTTCAAAGCAAACACAG GTCACTACTCTGTGCAGGTGGTCCATTTCcacctgcagaggaagctgggCTACTACCTCATCCAGACCTACATCCCTCTGATAATGGTGGTGGTGCTTTCACAAGTCTCATTCTGGATTAACAAGGAGTCGGTTCCTGCTCGCACAGTTGCCG GCATCACCACAGTGCTGACCATGACCACCCTGAGCATCAGCGCCCGCCAGTCTCTGCCCAAAGTCGCCTACGCCACCGCCATGGACTGGTTCATCGCCGTGTGCTTTGCCTTCGTGGCGTCGGCCCTCATCGAGTTTGCGGCGGTGAACTACTTCGCCACCTTGCAGGCCCACCGTCTGAAGAAGCTCAAAGCCAGACAGGACAAGCTGGAGGTGTTGGCTACTGGCAGCGACGATGAGGACACAGTCTCA CAGTCGGACAACAACCCTCGGGAAGGCCTGAAGAAGAGGAATCACTCGGTGTGTCGCAGCGAGCCGGACGACACTCCCCCgctgcccattttccttcagcAGGGCTCCGCGTTTCCCCAAATCCCACAGCTGGCCGGCACCAGTCCCATCGACAAGTACGCTCGAATCCTGTTCCCACTGTCCTTCGGCCTCTTCAACTTTATCTACTGGTACATCTACCTGGCCAAAGACACCATGGAGAAGCCCAG GGACATGGAAATCCAAAACTAG